The genome window GCCCTTTCTAAATGGCATAGAGGCCTCCAAGAGAATCAAGAAGCTCCTGCCAAAGGTTAAGATCTTGGTTCTTTCCATGTACGCGCAGGAAAACCACGTCCACGAACTCTTGCAGGCCGGTGTCTCGGGCTACCTACTCAAGGAATCCAGCGGCCGGGATATCACCACGGCCATTGAAGCGGCCATAAGAAACGAGGCATTTTTGAGTCCCACCATCTCCAAGCTGCTTATGGACAGCTATCTATCACCACGCAAGACCTCCCCCAAGGAACAGCGCTACAACGAGCTTTCCAACAGGGAAAGAGAAGTGTTCCAGCTACTTGCCGAAGGGCACTCCACCAAAGAGGTGGCGGATCTGCTTTGTGTGAGCGTAAGCACAATCAAGACGCACAGAATAAACATAATGGAAAAGCTTGGTATTAGCACCAATGCCCAACTCATTCGTTTTGCAATCCAACTGGGGCTTGTGGCTCCTGATTGAGAAGTCATACCTCGAAGATGGAAAAAATCATCCGGCAAGTGGATGGAAATCGTCTTTTGGACGATTCCCTTTCATACAGAGATTTCTGTAAATTTCGAACAAGCTCCCAACCATAAGAGGGATTGCGGAACGGACTTCCAGCCAAGGCAAGTCTGTTTCCAAAAGGAGGGGACATGTTTCGTTTCCAGAAAGAACAGAAGGTGTGCGAGATCGGAGGAGTAAAGTTGGGGGGTCAACCAGGGGAATATGCCACGGTTTGCTGTTTTTCCATTTTCCAGGAGAGTGATCGAGTCTTTGACAAAGGAGCCAGAAGGAAAGGGTTCAACGAGAAGAGGGCGGAGGAACTCCTTAGAACTGCAGACAAGTTCTCCAGAGAAACAGGGGTTCCGGTCATGGCCGACATCGTGGCCAGCCCGGGGGAGAAGTTCAACAAGTACATAGACTTTGTCACATCCGTCAGCGACATGCCCTTTTGTGTGGATGCCATAATGATGAAAACCAAGTTGGAAGGAGCAGCCTATTGTGCCGAAAAGGGGCTCCTGGATCGCATGTTCTATAACAGCATAACGGTTTGGGCGGACGACCTTATCACCGAGGTCAAGGAAATGGCCCAGATAGGGGTAAAACATGTCCTTCTGGTGGCATTTGACCAGAACGACCAGATGCCTACTGGAAGAATAACGGGAGCCCAAAAACTGCTGGAGGCCATCGAAGCAGCCGGGGCCAAGTTCGAGAGCATAATTGTGGACACCTCGGTGC of bacterium contains these proteins:
- a CDS encoding response regulator transcription factor, whose amino-acid sequence is MGAGEPIRILLADDHTIVRQGLARLLEDQPGFRVVGEAENGKVAVEKALALKPDVIIMDIAMPFLNGIEASKRIKKLLPKVKILVLSMYAQENHVHELLQAGVSGYLLKESSGRDITTAIEAAIRNEAFLSPTISKLLMDSYLSPRKTSPKEQRYNELSNREREVFQLLAEGHSTKEVADLLCVSVSTIKTHRINIMEKLGISTNAQLIRFAIQLGLVAPD
- a CDS encoding tetrahydromethanopterin S-methyltransferase → MFRFQKEQKVCEIGGVKLGGQPGEYATVCCFSIFQESDRVFDKGARRKGFNEKRAEELLRTADKFSRETGVPVMADIVASPGEKFNKYIDFVTSVSDMPFCVDAIMMKTKLEGAAYCAEKGLLDRMFYNSITVWADDLITEVKEMAQIGVKHVLLVAFDQNDQMPTGRITGAQKLLEAIEAAGAKFESIIVDTSVLNAPATALCGMANRLIKEKWGYATASAPSNGSYMEMKRFRDEMWGFKGWAAIDAVVEGLAAVTDHRLCEEICQC